The Paenibacillus pabuli DNA segment TGTACTGGAACGTCTCGGCAAGCGACTCTAGCGTCGCGTCCCGGTAGTGCCGGTCGATATAGTGAACGATCTCCATCAGCTTGGGTTTGGCCGGATTTCTTGTCCCTTCCAGCGCCCATTTCTCCAATTCGCGGCTGATCTCGTAGCTGAAGATTGAGAAGTAATTCTTAATTATTTCCTCGCGAAAAGGCTTCCTGCTGAAATGCTCAACCATCATGCCGCGCAGCACGGGCAGGATGGTTGTATTCTCTGAGGCGTCGATCAGCAGAAAATTGCGGTAGGCTGATTTCTCCCGGATTGCGTTGACAAGAAATTCGCTGAAGATCGAGTGGACCTGAACTGCTTCAAACAGTATATCAGTGGACAGGAAGTTCTCGTGTACCAATATGTTGATTAGAATATCGTCCTCACCAATTTCATCGACCCGATGAACCACATCCTTATCCATAACAACGATGTGCCCTTTTTGCAGTTCGATTTTCTCGTCGTTGACGTACTGCGTACAGCTGCCCGAATACATATAGTTGATCTCAACGAAGTCGTGTGTATGCGCCGGAATCGGGGAGAACCGCTGCTGCTTGTTGATGAAGATATTACCATCAAGGAAAAAGGCTTCTTTTGGAATCTTAGGTACCCGCTGCAGGGCGTAAGGCAGATTCAGCTCATTGATATTCTGTTTGTCAGCCAGCTGCATTCGCTCAATTTCCGTGTGCGAGCACAATTGCTCGTCCAATGTGAGCAATTCCATTATTCGCAACCCCTATACTTGATTTTTTTGATGATGTTATCGATTGGAATGAAGTAAAAACCTGAATAAAGACCATTTTTATATAAGATAATGCCATTCGTTCTGGAATATCCTTAGATTATACTTAATATTGTAAGCGTTAACAAGATGTTAGGGAAGGGATGAACACATTGAATGGTTGGATATGGTTTCCCGGAGATTTTGAGATTTATCACATCATGAAGCAAAATTTCAGCCGTGAGGAGCGCGGCTTTGATTGGCCGGCATACTGGTATGCGTCCGGTTGGAATCACAAGGTTGAGTTCTCTTGCACGTATGAACTCATGGAAACGACAACGTTTAAAGCTTTCGTCCAGGGAAAAGGATACATTGCCGTCAAGCGACAGTTGCCGGACGGTAGCAAACAGGTTGAGAAGTACCCTTTTGGTCAGGAGGTAACCTGCGCGCCAGGCAAAGTGAAGATTGAGGCGGTCGTCGCACATCTGGAGGGACTACCGAGCGTACTGGTTCAGGGTGCGATCATTCGATCGGATGAATCATGGCTGGCATCCAATCACCTCGAACACGAGCTTCCTGTAGGATTAAGCGAGCTGTTTACCCAAGCGAAGCAGAACCCGTCGGTCTTCCCGTACACGCACGAGCTGAGGGAGCCGATCTCCGTCGAACGGGTGAATGGAGGTATGCTGCTGGACTTTGGCTGCGACATCATGGCCGTGACGCAGCTTACGTTCCACGGCGAATTTCAGAGCGGTTACGCTCTGCTATGGAGAGAGCAGAACAGAGGCACTGGACGTGGACCATTGTTATCTGAAGCAGAGCATTGAGATACCGGAAGATGCCGGAATTGAGCGGATTGGAGAGAATACATTCGCCACGTGTCTGAGGGCATTTCGTTATATTTTCCTGCCTGGCGTGGAGGACGACTCGGTCATTGTCCAAGCAGATCGTCAATTCGTCGATTTCGGAGGTGTGAGCGATTTCCGTTCTTCGGATGAACGATTAAACGAGATCTGGACAATTGCCGACCGGACATTCCGTGCATGCAGCGATATATTTTTTCTAGATGGGATTAAACGGGACAAGTGGGTGTGGTCTGGCGACGCGTATCAGAGCTACTTCATTAATCAGTACAGCTTCTTCAACAAAGAGATCGTCGAGCGTACCATTTTGGGGCTTCGCGGCAGCGAACCGTTCCGTCAGCATTTGAACACCATCGTCGACTATTCGCTCTACTGGCTAATTGGTCTGGAGGAATATTATCGGACGTTCGGAGATCGCAGATTTTTGAAGACTGTATATTCAAAGATGGAATCACTCCTCAATTATTGCGAGCAGCAGATCGATGAGAATGGATTTATTTATGGGAGAACAGGCGACTGGATCTACATCGACTGGGCAGAGTTTGATAAGCAAGGGCCGCTATGCGCGGAACAGATGCTGTTGGCCCGTGCCTACGAGAGCGTCATTGCCGTTCGCGGGGCACTTGGGAAGCCGATCAACGGTCTGGATGAGAAACTGGTGAAGCTCAAGGACAACATCGAGCAATTCTATTGGGACGAGGAGAAGGGAGGTTATATCGACAGCTACGAATCCGGCAAACGCAATGTGACGAGGCACGCCAATATTTTCGCCATTTTGTTTGACTACGTGGAAGGAGCGAGAGTAGAGAACATCAAGCGAAGTGTTCTGCTGAATCCAAACATCGGCGCCATTCATACGCCATACTTCAAGTTCTGGGAGCTCGAAGTGATGGCGAAGATCGGCGAATTCGGTTATGTGATCGAACAGATCAAGTCTTATTGGGGCGGCATGCTGGACGAGGGCGCAACCACCTTCTGGGAGTATTACGATCCAAGCGAGACTGGGCCGGAGAAATATGCGATGTACGGGGACAAATACGGCAAAAGCCTCTGTCATGCGTGGGGCGCGAGCCCAATCTACCTGATTGGTCGCTATCTGCTTGGTGCTCGGCCGACTTCACCCGGATACTCCACTTTTGAAGTCGCACCCCGGGCCGAGCTTCCGGACGAACTGATCTGTACGCTGCCGGTCGGATCGGGACAGGTGACGATCGAGCTTTGTAAGGGGCAAGTGGCTGTCACCTCCAGCGTTGCCGGAGGCACCCTTCGCCTTGCCGACCGCATGATCGAACTGCCGGAGGGTCAATCTATAAGCGTTATTTTGTAGATATTCGATATTCATGAAATAAAGGAGAATAAACATGAATAAAGCAAACGAAAAGCTGTCAGGCAAAGACTGGTTTCTTGCAAGTATTGCGGGGATTGCTTCGTACCTCGATGCCGCACTGCTAGTAAGCGCCGGCATCGCCTTGGCAATCTGGTCCGACCACTTTGGCGTGAACGCATGGTGGACAGGCGTTATCAGCACAACGTTGACATTATCTGTAGCGATCGGTGCATTGTTCGGCGGACGGCTATCGGACAAATTCGGCCGCGTGCGGGTGTTCAACATTGACATTCTGTTGGTGGCGATCGGCAGCTTAATTATCGGGTTCGCCAGTAATCTGGAGACGCTGCTCGTTGGTCTGGTCATCGCTGGGCTGGCGTCGGGAGCAGATCTGCCCACCTCGCTTGCTGTTATTACGGAGCGCGTCGCGCCTGAACGGCACGGCAAAGTCATCACCATCACCGGCATGTTCTGGATCCTCGGCATTCTGCTCTCGCAGGCGCTGGGCTTCGCCACTTCGACGATGGGAATGACCGGAACACGAATGTTGTTCATCTGGATTGCTGCTGTGGCGCTGCTGAACTGGGGAGTGCGTGTGTTCTCAAGCAAGTTTCGCCAAGTCGAGCAGGAGTTGTACGAGGAGAATGCCCATAAAAATACCTCGACTCAGCCGGAGATGCGACTGACGATCAAGACCATCTTTGCCTCGAAGAGATACCTGATGCCGCTGTTGTCCGTGACTGGCTTTTATCTATTCTGGAACATTCCTGCCAACACTTGGGGGTCGTTCGTAAACTATTTTCTCGTGACGATTAACGGTCGTTCACAATCCTATTCGACAGCCCTGGGCTTCATCGCCAATGCGGCCGCGATCGCAGTATTGTTCTTCATTTATATGCGTTTCGCCGATACGAAGTACCGCTATACCATGATGAACATGGGTTTGCTGTTGTGTACCTTATCTTTCGTTGTGTCAGGCATCTTTGGCGCAACCTCTTGGGTTGTGTTCTCTATAGCTTATTTCGTCTATTCCGCCTGTAACAATCTGCACGGGGAATCGATCTTCAAGATCTGGACACAGGCATTCTATTCACCAGATATGCGGGCTAGTGCCACAGGTGTATCCATCGCGATCGTACGCATTCTGACGGCTGTCTGCTCCGTGTTCACTCCAGTTATAATGAACTATTCTCCGAATCTCTTGATGTGGCTGCTCGTTGCTTCGCTGCTGATCTGCTGGGTATTCGCCAGTATATCCACTCAGATGGTCAAAAAGTACAATATCGCTGACCCCGGAATTAAAGGGTCGGAAGTGGCAAGGAGTAGTATGGCGGTAACGCAGAAGTAGCATATTGTTATTCTAGCGTTTCTTAGAAGAGTCAAGGTCGTCTTCATAGACGGCCTTTTTTTTGTTTTGAGAATTGAAATGAAAAAATTCCTAACAAAAAAATATATTTTTACATATAAAAAATTGTGAGAAAAATGTCGAAATTGAATAAGCATAGATTTTCACTCATTGAGAGATAGGTCTATTTTTAAATTATATAGGGGGTAAATCATTTGAAGAAAAAGCTACTCATCAAAGTCATGACAACTACTGCTCTGCTTAGTGCAAGCATCCAGCCTGCTTTCGCTTCAACGGAACTGACCGATATCCAAGGTTCGTTTGCCCAAGACGCCATTCAGAAGCTAGCTGAGACCGGAATTATCAACGGGCAAGGTGATGGCAAGTTTAATCCGACTGGCAAGATAAACAGACAGGATTTCGCAATCATTCTTGCCAAAGCTCTAGGTCTGAATGTGGAAAGCGCGCCTGTACAGCCGACTTTTTCGGACATTCCGGCAGATAGTTACTCCTACAGATACGTGGAAGCTGCAACTAAAGCAGGCTTGATCAAGGGACTTGGAAATGGTACTTTCGGCTTGGGAAAAAATCTTTCCCGGGAGGATATGGCGGTACTGTTTGCCAGATCACTAAACTATACTGCAGGTGCTGATATTACAATCGGTAAAGCATCGCAGTTGAAATTCACGGATGCAAACTCCATCGCAGATTATGCCAAAGATGCGGTAGCAACGGCTGTTGAGCTTGGACTGATTAATGGAAATCGTAACGGCACCTTTAACCCGCAAGGCAGTGCCAGCCGTGAACAGGTAGCTATGGTAGCCAGTAAATTCCTAACAGCTCAGCAAAAAATAAAAGACGAGCTCGCAAATCAGCAATCCCAGGAGCAGGATAATTCAGTCCCCCCGACCATAACGCCTGAACAAACGGCGCCTGTTCCAACCGTGCCTTCTTCCAGCGGAAGCAGCAGCGGCAACAATAGTAACAGTGGAAGCCCAACTGTCCCAACTGATAGCTTAGCTCCAACGGTAGCTATCATGTCTTCCACCCCTGTTCCAGTTGGAGGGAGCGTAAGTGTAACCAGTTCCGAAACCGGTTTTGTTTATTTGGTGCCATATGAAGGCATTCCAGTGGAAGTATCCGGGCTGAATGCATTAGTAACAGAGCACCGTGCTGCAAAAGAAGCCATCACAGCAGCTAATATCCAAACCTTCATCTCGACCGAGGGACTGGCTGCCGGAATGTACCGGGCAGTAGCGGTCGATGCAGCGGGTAATATTTCCGCACCTTCAGAAGCATCGATTGAATTGATAGAGAACACCATCCAAATGACTTCAATCGAGTTTTTGGACGCCCGTACGATCGTGTTGAATTATGATGAAGAGTTGGATACGACTCATATTCCCACTGCTTTTAACGAAGACGGGGATACAATTACCTCTGATTTGGTTGTAAAAAGCTTAGACGGTGACGTTCTATATCCTATACCTTTGAGTAACGAGGATGTCGTGATTTCAGGGAAGCGAGTAATGATTAAACTGCAATTCCCGGTGCAAGTGGATGAGTATCTGTATATCTCATATCAGCCTCATGCCGAGGAAAATGCTCTTCGCACGATATCAGGCAAAAAGGCTCAGTCAATTAGTGATTACAAAATTCAATACTCAAAGGCTTATGAATCCTCACTTTCATTGTCTCTTGCACCAAGTGCTTTCTTTGTAGTTAATACTAGTTTAGCAGTTAATGAACCGATCTCACTATCTGTATCAGCCAATCCTGAAAACTACAATAAGCGCAGCATTAAGAGTTTAATTCAGGTTAAGCGGGGCGAATCGGTAGAGAACTTCCAATACAATTCTGTAGACAACGATTTTGATATTATCGATACAGAACAGCATGTGCTGGGCAGCGTAAGCGTCACTTCTACCTCTGATGCACTGACGATTACTCCAAATGGAAATAGTGGATTGTCGATAATGCCTTCTAACATGTTATTGGGAGATAATACTCAGCTTGTATTCACCCTTCATGAGGAGGGAAATGACCAAACTAAACAGGTATTACTTCCTGTTACAATTGATCAAATCAAGCCAACCGTGACGGATGCGACATATAATAACGGCAACATTACGCTGAATTTTAGTGAGTCTATCACTGTACCGTTCCCTTCTGTGGGTAGTACTACACTGGAATATGCACCTAGTGGTGATTTCACAGCAGAAGATAACAAGACACTAAATGGCAGTCCTTTGGAAATGAGTAGTCCGGAAACAGATTACCAGTATTCCTTAGTAAATAATCAGCTGGTAATCTTGTTGACGCAGCAATCCTTTAACAAATATAACTTTGCATCCCCTGGAAAGTTTCGAGTAACGCTTAATGGCTATCAAGATTACGCGAAAAACAACTTCGAGCAAGACCAGTGGGAAGTTTCTATTCCCGCTATACTCGATTGAGCCAGCCAGTCCGATTGGAGTTTGTTATCTTTCAAAGGGCAGTTCCAATCGAATTTCTGGATTATCTTTCTATAGAGCACCACGCGGTCCTCAAGCAAATGCCGCATTTCTACGCTGCTGTGGGTGCATTAGTTGAAGGGAAGCCGGCAGGAATTTCATTAGTCCATCTTCCTGCTGCTGATTCTCAACGATCGGCAAAATTACTAGATTTTTGTATTGTCCCATCGTATCGCCGGATTGGAATTGGCCTAGCTTTAATGAATAAGCTGTGCTTATTACTAAGAAAGGCCGGAGTACAGAAACTGACTGTTGAATATCTGAAGAGCGAAATAGATCAACCCATGTTATCGACTTTTTTTCAAGCTTGTGGCTTTGATCTCCCGCAACCTGGTATTTATGTTTACAGTTCATCTCTGGAGGTTCCATTAGAGTTCCCGTGGGTAAGACGCTTTTCCTTGCCTGAAAGCTTCACAACCACTCCTTTCCATTCGATTTCCCCGGAGGAACGGGAATGGATAAAAGGCGGGTTTGGAGAGTGGTACCCCTCAATTCTGGACCCGTTTGCAGAAGAAGAATTAATTGACAAAAGTCGAAGTGTGATTCTGCGCCGCCACAGGGAGGTTGTGGGATGGCTGATCTTTGAACCTTTTGATGACAAGACCATCCTGTGTAAATCCATGTTTGTCCGTATTCCATTTCAGCGTATGGCCAGAGGTGTAGCATTGATGGCCGAGGCTAGCCGGAGGCTGACAATGGATCCGGTTTATAAAGAATTGATCTTCTTTGTGGAAGTGGAAAATCAGCCGATGTTGAGATTTATTAAGAAACATGTATGTTCTCCACATATAAAAGAAGAAATTTTATGGAGATCACAGAAGACACTTCATTAGGAGTAATCGTATACTTCCTCTTAAAAGTTAAGCCTCGGCTTAACTTTTTTTTAAAGCTAGAGAAATTATTTCTGCTTCCCAAGGTTAGGGATACAAAATTAAAACGCTACTGACATCCCGTTGTCAGTAGCGTTATTTTATGATTCATGAAAAGGAAGGATGGTATTTATGAAATTTGCTTCTGTACGTATTATTACCGATGATGTGGATCGTCTTGTCCAGTTCTATGAGAAAGTCATGGGTGTTTCGGCGGAACGTCCTGCACCAGTCTTTGCTGAACTCGTTGTGCCATCGTGCACCCTGGCCATCGGTCACTCCCAGACGGTGCCATTGTTCGGAGTTGATTCCGCTGTGGCTGGCGACAATCGCAGTGTCATCCTCGAGTTTCGCGTTCATAATGTCGATGCCGAATACGAACGTTTGAAGCCATTGGTCGATGAATGGGTTAAGGAGCCAACCACAATGCCGTGGGGGAATCGAGCTGTGTTGTTCCGTGATCCAGACGGCAATCTCATTAACCTCTTTCAGCCGGTGACTGAGGAAGCGATTAAACGGTTCAGCGGAAGAGGTTGATTTATAAATTGAAAGCAGCTGATCAACAAGATCAACTGCTTTCAATTTATCATCTAACGAACAAGAGCTTGAAATGACTCACTAATCTTGTTATATGAACAGCATCTCTATTGAAAATAGCTGTACGAAAACCATAATATACAAATTATTTAGTAACTTTTTCCGGATTCGTGCGTTTAATAGTATGACTTTTAATAGATTGAAATTTGCGAGGGAGCGAAAGGGGAAAAAACAAAGAATGAATCTGAAAAGAAATATGTCCATAGTTACCGCTGTAGCTGTACTGCAAGCATTTGCAGTTGGTTCAGCAAACGCACAACCCGTGGATCAAGGGGATGCAGCAGTTGTCCAGCCCGCCAAAGTAGAATCAGTAGAGGTCATGAAGAAAGAAGTGCCGCTTACCGAGAATGAAATAAAGATAAAAAACAGCACAGCATCCTCAAAAGCTGAATCTTCTGAAGAAGGCAACGAAGCCACCAAATCAGTGGGCGTGGAGACAACACCTGCGACAGAAAATGATCCGCCTGCTAGTGGTAAAGAAACAACAACGGATGAATCCGAGGACGGTTCTGCGATTCAGGAAGGAACCTCAGAAGATGACAAGACGACAGCTACTCCAGCTCAAGTCGAGCAGCCTTCAACAGGTCAGACTACTACCGGTACATCAGGTGGAGACCTTACATTGTACATGAATAGCAATAAAATGGATCAGGATGGGATATCGTATCTTGCTGGCCAGCCAATGACTGTAAAAAACGGTGTATCCTATGTTGCGATCCGTGCACTGGTGGACCGTGTGGGGTACGGGGTAAAATACGATAACAAAACCAAGGAAACCATCATTATCAGTGGTGAAAATGAGCTCCGATTTAAAACGAACAGCAAGGTCTATACCGTTAATGGGGAGTCCAGAACAATGAAAGGCCCTGCGTATCAGCAAAAAAATACGTTTATGGTGCCGTTAACTTCCATTACTCAAGCTCTCAACATTTCCTACAAGGTGAATCAGTCAGCGAAAACAGTGGTGCTGAATCTACATAAGAAACCCGTTGCAAGCTTTGTAATTTCCCAGAAGGAAATTTTTGCGGGAGATCAAGTGGATTATGTGACTTCCTACAACTCTCCAAATGGACTGGAGCTTGCCAGCGAACGCTGGACAGGTCGTCAGGAATCGTTTGATCAAGCTGGTACATATACGATATCATATCAAGTTCAGGATTCAAACGGTCAATGGAGCGACCCCTATTCGGTTACAATTCAAGTTTTGCAGCCTAATCTTCCTCCTGTGGCTTTGTTCACAACGGACAAGGAACAATATAAGATGGGCGAAAAAATAACATATATCGACCAAAGTACAGATGATGAAGGTAAGATTGAGAAAACGGTTTGGGATAACAATCCGCTTGCATTCTTTGAACCTGGAGCCAAGACGGTGACATTGACCGTTACCGACAACCATGGTGCTACTAATACGTATTCCAAAGTGATAAACATAACCGATGAGACGTTATATAATTTTTCGGATTTTAATTTACTCTTCACTCCGGTTGGACAGAAGTTTACCTTTAATGGTGGCGAAGTGACTGCCATGGAGAAAGTGCCTTATACCTATAGAGATGAGGCAAGTTTGCTCATCCGCAGCAACAGTCCGGAAACGGTTAATACAGAAGGCATCGTGTATAAAGAATCATCTTCGGGGCAGACCCGTTTCATGATTCACCATGTGAACAATACAGGCAAAAGAGTGAAAATGTATGTTATTGCAACGAACAACAACCCATATCCAGCAGTATTCGAACAACAAAATATGGGCTTTGCTGGACCTACTCCGTTTGCTACCGTAGCCGGCAAATTGTCGATTGATAAATGGTTCAAGTCGATTCAGACTGGAGCTGATCAAAAGAAAGAGTATATAGAACCTGGAGAAAGCAAGCTGATCTTGACCGAACTCAATAAAACTCCAATGAAGGAAGGGCAAGTAATCTCGCTCTATTCCGACGCATTCAGCGATTATACCCTGGACTATAATGTTATCCTGGTTGAAGAAAATAAAGATCCGTTCGAAGCTTTACCGACGCTTCCTGTACTTGATCGGGATGGTGTGCACAACCGTGGCACGTACCCGAATGCAACACGTATCATAACGTACGATCAGCAAGTGGGAGCTACACCAGCACGTTTGCCCCTAGGAGACAACGTTAGTGACCCGAATTTGGTTGGAACAGATCCAATGGCTTACATTGAGGCTTCCAATGCAGGTAACTTTGGGGTGTTATACAAAATCACGCTCAGCAATGTGGCACCGCGTACACTAATCTCTTTTAATCCGCGTGGAGGAAAGTACTTTGGAGTAGCGCTCGTGAACGGCCAGCTTGTACAAATTGTTGATGGTAGCATATCTGTCAACAACTCGAGTGAACAGAGCGTACTCTACCGCACAGGATCCAATTCGGAAAGTGTAACAATTCTTTTCTCGGCCGCGCCAGGAAGCAACCTGCCGGTTAATCTGCTCTTTACACCGCTTCCGATGG contains these protein-coding regions:
- a CDS encoding AraC family transcriptional regulator, with translation MELLTLDEQLCSHTEIERMQLADKQNINELNLPYALQRVPKIPKEAFFLDGNIFINKQQRFSPIPAHTHDFVEINYMYSGSCTQYVNDEKIELQKGHIVVMDKDVVHRVDEIGEDDILINILVHENFLSTDILFEAVQVHSIFSEFLVNAIREKSAYRNFLLIDASENTTILPVLRGMMVEHFSRKPFREEIIKNYFSIFSYEISRELEKWALEGTRNPAKPKLMEIVHYIDRHYRDATLESLAETFQYNKNYLSLKIRKELGKGFLELLNDKRLSVARKLLRESDLNTAEIAYEIGYSDPSYFYKLFKQRYKKTPFKYRNKE
- a CDS encoding MFS transporter; this translates as MNKANEKLSGKDWFLASIAGIASYLDAALLVSAGIALAIWSDHFGVNAWWTGVISTTLTLSVAIGALFGGRLSDKFGRVRVFNIDILLVAIGSLIIGFASNLETLLVGLVIAGLASGADLPTSLAVITERVAPERHGKVITITGMFWILGILLSQALGFATSTMGMTGTRMLFIWIAAVALLNWGVRVFSSKFRQVEQELYEENAHKNTSTQPEMRLTIKTIFASKRYLMPLLSVTGFYLFWNIPANTWGSFVNYFLVTINGRSQSYSTALGFIANAAAIAVLFFIYMRFADTKYRYTMMNMGLLLCTLSFVVSGIFGATSWVVFSIAYFVYSACNNLHGESIFKIWTQAFYSPDMRASATGVSIAIVRILTAVCSVFTPVIMNYSPNLLMWLLVASLLICWVFASISTQMVKKYNIADPGIKGSEVARSSMAVTQK
- a CDS encoding S-layer homology domain-containing protein translates to MKKKLLIKVMTTTALLSASIQPAFASTELTDIQGSFAQDAIQKLAETGIINGQGDGKFNPTGKINRQDFAIILAKALGLNVESAPVQPTFSDIPADSYSYRYVEAATKAGLIKGLGNGTFGLGKNLSREDMAVLFARSLNYTAGADITIGKASQLKFTDANSIADYAKDAVATAVELGLINGNRNGTFNPQGSASREQVAMVASKFLTAQQKIKDELANQQSQEQDNSVPPTITPEQTAPVPTVPSSSGSSSGNNSNSGSPTVPTDSLAPTVAIMSSTPVPVGGSVSVTSSETGFVYLVPYEGIPVEVSGLNALVTEHRAAKEAITAANIQTFISTEGLAAGMYRAVAVDAAGNISAPSEASIELIENTIQMTSIEFLDARTIVLNYDEELDTTHIPTAFNEDGDTITSDLVVKSLDGDVLYPIPLSNEDVVISGKRVMIKLQFPVQVDEYLYISYQPHAEENALRTISGKKAQSISDYKIQYSKAYESSLSLSLAPSAFFVVNTSLAVNEPISLSVSANPENYNKRSIKSLIQVKRGESVENFQYNSVDNDFDIIDTEQHVLGSVSVTSTSDALTITPNGNSGLSIMPSNMLLGDNTQLVFTLHEEGNDQTKQVLLPVTIDQIKPTVTDATYNNGNITLNFSESITVPFPSVGSTTLEYAPSGDFTAEDNKTLNGSPLEMSSPETDYQYSLVNNQLVILLTQQSFNKYNFASPGKFRVTLNGYQDYAKNNFEQDQWEVSIPAILD
- a CDS encoding GNAT family N-acetyltransferase, with amino-acid sequence MEFVIFQRAVPIEFLDYLSIEHHAVLKQMPHFYAAVGALVEGKPAGISLVHLPAADSQRSAKLLDFCIVPSYRRIGIGLALMNKLCLLLRKAGVQKLTVEYLKSEIDQPMLSTFFQACGFDLPQPGIYVYSSSLEVPLEFPWVRRFSLPESFTTTPFHSISPEEREWIKGGFGEWYPSILDPFAEEELIDKSRSVILRRHREVVGWLIFEPFDDKTILCKSMFVRIPFQRMARGVALMAEASRRLTMDPVYKELIFFVEVENQPMLRFIKKHVCSPHIKEEILWRSQKTLH
- a CDS encoding VOC family protein produces the protein MKFASVRIITDDVDRLVQFYEKVMGVSAERPAPVFAELVVPSCTLAIGHSQTVPLFGVDSAVAGDNRSVILEFRVHNVDAEYERLKPLVDEWVKEPTTMPWGNRAVLFRDPDGNLINLFQPVTEEAIKRFSGRG
- a CDS encoding copper amine oxidase N-terminal domain-containing protein; translation: MNLKRNMSIVTAVAVLQAFAVGSANAQPVDQGDAAVVQPAKVESVEVMKKEVPLTENEIKIKNSTASSKAESSEEGNEATKSVGVETTPATENDPPASGKETTTDESEDGSAIQEGTSEDDKTTATPAQVEQPSTGQTTTGTSGGDLTLYMNSNKMDQDGISYLAGQPMTVKNGVSYVAIRALVDRVGYGVKYDNKTKETIIISGENELRFKTNSKVYTVNGESRTMKGPAYQQKNTFMVPLTSITQALNISYKVNQSAKTVVLNLHKKPVASFVISQKEIFAGDQVDYVTSYNSPNGLELASERWTGRQESFDQAGTYTISYQVQDSNGQWSDPYSVTIQVLQPNLPPVALFTTDKEQYKMGEKITYIDQSTDDEGKIEKTVWDNNPLAFFEPGAKTVTLTVTDNHGATNTYSKVINITDETLYNFSDFNLLFTPVGQKFTFNGGEVTAMEKVPYTYRDEASLLIRSNSPETVNTEGIVYKESSSGQTRFMIHHVNNTGKRVKMYVIATNNNPYPAVFEQQNMGFAGPTPFATVAGKLSIDKWFKSIQTGADQKKEYIEPGESKLILTELNKTPMKEGQVISLYSDAFSDYTLDYNVILVEENKDPFEALPTLPVLDRDGVHNRGTYPNATRIITYDQQVGATPARLPLGDNVSDPNLVGTDPMAYIEASNAGNFGVLYKITLSNVAPRTLISFNPRGGKYFGVALVNGQLVQIVDGSISVNNSSEQSVLYRTGSNSESVTILFSAAPGSNLPVNLLFTPLPMEK